Genomic window (Fibrobacter sp.):
ATCCCGTGGACAAAAAGCCTGATTATCTCATCCTCATAACTGCTTCCATACTGTCTGGCCTGATTCCTGGCTCTGGGCAGAGATATGTAGATTTCCCCTAAAAAATCCGGATCCCCAAAAGGGAACGAAAGAACGTCTGTAGCACGGTTTATACCTCTGTAGGCAGAATTGAGTTTTCTTATCATATATTCAGAGCAAAAAATCACATTTGCAGATCTCCGGAAAGCAATTTTTTCGTTTTGATAAATTTCCAGAGCTGTATTCATGATCCTTCTTTGAGGAACCGGCAGTTTTTTATACTGGCGAATTAATGTGACCGGAGGAGTAATTTTCATGATGCAAATTGATGGAATAAATGTTTTAAGACAGGTTATGAACTGTGTATAGTGGTTTATAAAATATAATGGAACGGGGCAGATTACAAAAAAGGAAAAGATTTCCTCTCGCTGAATCGTCGAAATGACAAATAAGCATACTTCCTATCAAGGATTCATCGGCAGGAGAGATGGCTATGACGAGTAAAGATGGGAAGAGAGAGTTTTGTTCAAAGATACAAAAAGGAATCGCTCCGCAGAGCAAGCTGCTCCTGGAGCGATCCTTAATCAAACCATTATTTTCCTACTCCCAGATTCGTTGTCAGGACCTCATCTTTGTAACCCTGACCGGTGTAATCAAGGTAAAGAATAGCTTTATAGACTCCGGGGGCAGCTTTGGCACCCTTGTATGTTGAGCCGTTCCAGTAAAACAAAAGATCAACTATAGAAAGACCGTTTATATTCAGTCCTCTGCTCTGTGCCCCGGCCAGCAGATCCTGCTTTACTGCATAGTTCACAAGGTTACCGACAAGATCATAGATTTTAAAGGACCCGTATACTGTTCCCGTAGAAGGTGGAGCAATCCTGGCTCTGATAGCGGTCCCACCGTAGGTTTTAGCCCAGTTGACCGCGTTAGGTTCATAAACGAGGTTTATCGGACCCGGGAGAGTACCTGGTGCACGGAAATCGGGACGGATCGGGTTGGGGAACGCCTTTATTTCCGTTTTCTGACCCTTAACATTGACATTTACTTTCTGGTTTACGGATGTGGGGAAATTCTTGCTTGCATCCTGAATCCCAAAGTTTTCATCCCTGATATTCACCCAGTTGGCATTGGTAATATCCATTCCGTTTGTTGTAACCAGTTTGACTACATCATCTTGTGCATAGGTAAATACTTGTATGTCGGCAAGAAGATTTACATATTCAAACTGCTGGGTTTCCGGATTTTTCTGCCAGATATTTAAGACCATGTCTGGTTTTGTTAAGACGTTGAAGGCATTCCCATTACCGCCAAGAATCTTTTCACTGAACTTAACCGTAAGAACATCTTTTGTATGGTCTATCGATTTGACTTCCTTTTCAACATACCAGACTACAGGCGGAGCACCATCTTCGGTATTAAGTGATACCTGGTTCAAATCCTGAAATGCCTGTATTTTTACATTTAACTGCCAGGCAGTCTGTGGAAGATGCCCAGTTGTGTCTTCTCGCAGATACAGGTAAAAAACAGTATCTCCAGGAGCACGTGGTACTATACTGTCGATAACAAATACTACATTATTCCTGGTTACTGAAAAATAGGGTATAGCTTCAGGAGGAATATTGACTGGCTTATCGAAAATCAAATCTATCCGGTCAAGAAGCCCGTTCCCGTCGATATCTCTTGTAACAGCCCTGGATAACACTGCTCCGGGTCCTGTTATAATAACAGGAATACAGGCCTTAACCTCCCCGTTCTCACCATTAGCAACAGCACAGAGATTACCCTGCTGATGATCATTTACATTTTCTGTTCCCAGATATGTTGATGCTCCAAAATCATTGTGTGGATTGAGAGTCCCATCAGTTGACCATGTGCTGTTTTGAAAATCAATCAGGTTCCCGAATCTGTCATAACCGGTTGAATAAACCGTTATAGATTGTGAGATACGGGAATCCAGTTGGATTGGCCCTGGTATGGGTATAAAGTTCGCATCCGTGATAGCCAGAGAATCCAGTGGACCAGGTAAAAGCACAAAGGGCTCTGTTCTTGCAATAAGGTTGGGGTTGAGAGTTACCACCAGTTGATGCTTTTCCTTAGTATAGGGAGCATTGTAAAGCACAACCTGTACCGTATCCAGACCATCAATAAAACACTGATCATTCGTGTGGGTTGTCATGCTTCCCGTATTCAGCGTGCCATTTATTCCATCAACACTTATTGTTGGATCGGGGAGATGAGCTCCTCCTCTACTCATGGTATCCTGATACACAACTCTGCTTGGATCATCCCCGCCATTTCCGAAGCAGTATTGACCGGGTACCAGCCCGTCTGTATTTCTTATCTCTACAACTGCCAGCAGTGTCTCTCCGGCTCTCCTCTGATTTGCAGGGGTAATTAACTTGAACTCAACCAGACTTGGAGGTGCCCTGTCGATAATGACAGGGATGATCAGAGTCTGAGTGTTTGCATCGTTAGGATTGGTCAGAGTAAGAGTCCCCGTACCTGGATTGGTTGGATCATAAGTCCAGTAAGAGAGTCCCTTCGAGGGCGGGACTGCAGAATTGAGCGGGGAGGAGAGATCCCAGTCAGCATTTACAAGCACCCATGAATCGATATCATTCGTATCGGTGGCAGTCGATTTTAAACCATACACATCATACAGTTTTTTCTGATCTGTATTCATCCTTATTGTGTCAACGTAATTATCTATAACACTGTTTCCGCGTTCCACAACCCGCAGGCGAAGGATGTCATAAGGTGCAACGATGACAAGAACAGAGTCTCTCAGGAGTGTACCTTCATCAGCATAAGCGTATGTTGTTCCGGAATTGATCCTGCTAACTATACCGTGAAATTTTCTGGGTTGAGGAAGTTCCTCACCTGTTGCAGATATAATGCCATCACCAGCAGGAGGGGGAGGACCCCAACTAGCTGTAATTGGATCTGCCATTCTTACAAAGGCTCCGGATCTGTCCCGCACCACAGCGTAAGCATCAGCAGAAGTCATGCTGTTAGAGATAATAATCTGGTCCAGCGGTTGAGGAAAACGTAAAGTAGATGTGTCGGCTGTAGTAGAGTCGATGAAATTAGCTTCGATGGAAATCGCATAAGGAGGACCATGTGTAACTTTGATTCGTATCGTGTCCTTTAATGTCACTTTCCCATCTGTTACCATACCTTCCAAAACTATTGTTGACCAGGCAACCGTAGGTACCACAAGTACCTCGCTTCCGACCCGCGATTTTAAAACCGAATCAGGATTACCATCACCATCCAGTATTCTCCATTGTGTATTGGCTGCTACCTCATCTCGGATTCCTAACGTATCATCGCGTACTTCTGATCTCAGCCTGACAGTGTCGTAAACCTGAACAGTGGTGTCAGGTTCGGCAATAAGTTTTATGTCAACAAGACTGGCACTTATAATGTTGGTAGTAATCTTGATATTGGATTCTGTTGTGTGCCTCTCGGCAAAGAAAAAACTCAGAGTATACACTTTCCCGTTTTCCAGCCACGGAATGGTGTCAAGATTAAAAGAACCATTCTGTTGTGTATGAATACCACCCAGATCCAGCACCAGCCTGCCATCGATAAATACCCAGACATCATCATCACCAGTAAAACTGAAAGTCAGACCATCGGTTTTTATAAACTCGCGGTGCAGTTCCATGGTGAAGGAGTAATTATGACTGAGATTTTCGTTTCCGAATCCCTGATTATCGAGGGGAAAGAAACTGTTGTTGACATACCCGTAGACACCATTTCCCAGATGATCGAAAACAAGGAAACTGTCGATTACTATGTTTTTAAAAGATGTATCGTGATTGACGGTAGTGGTTCGTACATAGTCGTTGCGGTTATAAACCGGGCGGTCAAAATCTCCCTGGCCACCACCGTTCTTCCAATCCCGGTACCAGTACTTGATGAAGTAATTAATAAAGGGGTTGGGGCCAAGAACTGGTTTCATATCGGCATCGAGATTCGGATCCACCATACCTCTTTGCAGGCGGCCATCATGGGGACACTCAAACTCAGGGTTTGATCTGTCGGAGTGGAAGTCATAGAAAGTGACCTTTACCCAGATGGTATCTTTGTAGTCGTCCTGCTGAGCATAAATGAAGGAAAACGTCAAGAATATGACAGTCCAGCTTAATCTGAAAAGCTTCCTTGAAGATGTCATTAATTCGCCCCTCTTTAATCGATTAAGTAGTTCGTTGGTGCCCTTTATCCATAATATAATAAAAACTGAAAATAACATGTACAATATATGAATAAAAAGAGTATTCTGGTGTATCCCAGGATGAAGAAAAAAAGGGGCTGGAATTGGTTGAAGGATGTTTTTTTACGAAATAGGGGACATTTAAGAGGAAAATTACTGGGTGGATATGATAAATTGTGTGGGGAGATATTTTAGAGAATTTCAGGAAACAAAGGGGTTGGGGGAGGAAATCGGCGGCATAAATGCCACCTCTATTCATACAAAGCCCGGTGAACCGGGCTAATAAGAAAATAAAATTCCATTGCCACGATTTTTCTCACCCCGGTTTACCGGATTTTTCTTTATTAGCTGACATTTATGTCACAGCTCAGAGATGAATTAATGAAATAAGGAGTTGTAATCTGCACAGATTTGAGAATTTAAACTGCAGAGATAAATAAAAATGTTTAATTCATTGAATTACAATCTTTTAAAGCCATTATATGTGAATGACTGTTAAGCCACATAAATTCTTCCGCAATAATAAGAAGAGAATTGTGGAATTTAGATTTTGGGAACGATGAAAGAGGTAAGGAGATCAAGAGAAATTTTCAATGGAAAAACGGAGATGAAGTAATAAATCCATCTCTGAGCGATAATAGTGAAAAAAATGACCAGGCATCTCCCATCCTTGTGAACAAATCCGGTGTCTATGCACCAAGTTCCTAACCAGGATCTACCTGGAAAAGGGGACACTCAGAGACAGAATGCTAAATCAGTGATTAAAGAAAAAGAGACAAAGTCATCCTTATCTGATACAAGCCCAGCTTTTTGCAAGGGGAAGGTGAGTTTCAGGCAGTAAAACCAATATATCTATGTTAGTTTACATAATATATATTATGCGACAATCCACTAATTCAGGCTTAAATACCCTTTCTATACAATTTCTCTATAGATCCAAATCTTGGCCTTGGGATTTTCTCAACAATCGTACTCTTATCTTTGTTGACAATGAACTATCGTGATTTAAATTATAAAATCTCAAGGAAAAGATCTCGTTAAATCATCCGCAGATTCCTTCAACCCTGAAACCTTTCCTTTGATTTTTAAAGATTTTATCAGATTCATGAATCTGGATGCGAATTATTTCCGTTATAAAATGAAAATGGGTTAAAGTTTCATCTACGAGATGAGATTTCGGCGGCATAAATGCCACCCCTAGCCAAATTAAGCCCAGTGAACCGGGTTTATAAAAAAAATATAATCCTTCCACGTTTTTCTCACCTCGATATATGTACTACTTTAATCGATATGTATTATTCCCATATACCACAAATTGTTACGCCACAATTGGGACACCTGGAATCCTTGATTTTCATTTCATCGATGCTAAATCCTGATCTCTTAATCAAAATCTCTTTGCAGTTAAAGCACACCGTATTGCTTTCTCCCGGAATATTTCCCGGAAAAACGTATTTTAAACCCGCCTGACAACCAATCTCCAGGGCCAGTTCGAGTGTGGATACCGGTGTGGCGAAGACATCGCCAAATTGGTACTGAGGAAAAAATCGGGAAACATGCCAGGGGATATTTCTGTCCAGGCCGGCTATAAACTCCCCTATGCTTCTTATCTCCTCTTCTGAGTCATTCTCTCCCGGAATCAGAAGAGTCGTGATCTCAAGCCAGATTCCCATCTTTTTAATTCTCTCGAGCGTTTCCAGTACAGGCTTCACTCTCGCTCCGCAATTTCTGCGGTAGAATTCATCGGAAAATGACTTCAGGTCAACATTGCAGGCATCAAGAACCGGTCCCACCTCTTTCAGTGCCTCTGCGGTCATAAACCCGTTCGTGACAAAGATATTTGCCAGACCTCTTTCTTTCCCTAAAAAGGCAATTTCAGAGGCATATTCAAGAAAGATGGTAGGTTCAGTATAGGTATAGGAGATGCTTTTAGAGCCGCTTCTTATTGCCCTTGCTACTATCTCTTCGGGACTGCTTTCGATCCCCCGTCTCTCCCCCATCATTTCCTCTGAAATCTGGGAGATCTGCCAGTTTTGACAAAACCCGCATCGGAAATTACACCCCATGGTGGCTATTGAGTAGGATTTTGACCCTGGGAGAAAATGATAAAGCGGTTTTTTCTCTACAGGATCTGCATTCTCAGCGATTGTCTTCCCATAGGCAAATGTAAAAAGTTTACCATCGATGTTTTTTCTCACTGAGCATTTTCCGAAATTTCCCGGCGCAATTGCGCAATGATGTGCACAGAGAAAGCAGCTTACGTTTTTATTATCAAGGGTACGGTAAAGTCTTGCCTCTTTCACCTTTTTCCTCCTTTCTATCCTGAAAATAGGTAAAGGCAGTAAGAGGAGAAGCAAGTAGCGGTCCTGATGGCATGGAGTTTGTTTTTTATAGTTTTAAGTATTCTGTGTTTTCTCAGGAGGTGTTATGGAAAGAAATGTCAATCCCATAGATGTGGAGCAATTCCTGAAGGATTCCCGTTTCCCGTCAGGAAAAAATGAACTTGTGCAATTTGCAAAAGATCACCAGGCCCCAGGACCGATACTCTCCGCAATAGAGGGTATTCCTGACAGGCGTTATAAAGACGCAGCCGATGCGGCACGGGAAACATTCATTCCCGAAAGTGAACTGCCCCGGGGACTGGAATCCTGCGATGATTAAAGTATAAAGAGTGTTGCCTTTTTCTCCTGAAACAGAAAGGTACACTCTTTTCCATTTACACACGAACAGATGGCAAGCTTCTTGCTATTATAAAATTATACTCTTTGAAAAATAAGCGTTTCACAAATCAAAGGAGGAACAGTGTGAATGGACAAATCGTAATAGTCGATGACATGGCGATAGCTGTTGAACTTATGAAAACCATTCTCAACAGAGCCGGCTATCAAAATATCATCACCTACGAATGTCCTCTTCGTGCTCTTCACGATATCGAGCAGGGACTCAATCCCCTGCTTGTCATCTCCGATTTCCGTATGCCAACACTTAACGGAGTTCAGTTCCTGGAGGCAGTATTAACAATCAATCCATCAGTTGCTTCGGTGATAATCACTGGTGATCCCGGTTCCATCGGCGAACTCCCCCCAAATTGCCAGGTACTTGAAAAAGGCAGGACCGATTTCTTTAAATCGCTTATCACGATTGTAAAAATGGCCAGTGAAGGATGCCATATCGATAATTTCAGAAGTCATACTCTACAGCAGTTAGAAAATTCAAACATCTTTCAGAAGATTCACACCTGACAGCCAGGGCAGAAATACCCTGTTCGACCGCCCAGTCTAAAGGATTCCATCTCTGTATTGCATCCGGGGCACTTTGCACCCTTACGACGATTTCTCAGAAGAAAGCTCTCTGGGAATCTTTTTTTGTCCCCATGAGCTTTGAGTGCGGTTTTCAGCACCATTTTCATGGAATTGAAAATTTTAAGAAAATCCTCACGCTTCAGGGAATCACTCCCCCGCTGTGGAAGAATTCCGGCCTGGAAAAGAATCTCATCACTGTACTCATTTCCTATCCCTGCAATGAGTCCCTGATCCATGAGAAGACTCTTTATTGACCGCCTTTTGCCTGAGAGGACCTTCAGAAAGCCATCCTTGTCGATTTCCAGGGCGTCTTTTCCCAGATGATGCTCGGAGATGAAATCCTCAGGAGAACTTGTGACACCGATTCTTCCAAAGAGTCGCTGATCTGAATATCCCAGAGTGCTTCCATTTGAGAAAACGATTGAAAGTCTCTCAAAAGGAGGTTTATCAGATGGCTTGCTGTAGTATTTAAGATCACCGGTCATCCCGAAATGGAGTGTAAGCCAGGGGTCTTTGTCTATTCTCAGGAAAATATTCTTGCCATAGCGGAATGTTTCCGTGAAGCGATTATCGACAAGGAGCCTCCTTAAACTGGACTGATCTACATCCTTGAGGATCCTGTTGTCTTTTACCTGAACTGAAGAGATTTTCTGGTTTAAAGAGGTTTCCTGTAGGTAATCCCGGAAATGTTCTACATCGGGAAGTTCGGGCATGATTTCACCTTACTGATAAATACGCAAATTTTATTCCCGAAAGATTCTGGTTTTCATTTGAAATTGATCAGATTTATATTAAAGCGGCTTGTAAAATAATCTATATAATAGATATAATTTCTATAAAGGTTCAGGAAATTTACTATAGGGGATTATATATGTTACCAGTTACAAACGTTTTAAATACCTTGTTGAAAAAAACGCGTTTGTATTTCCCACTTATTCTCATCTTCTCTTTTTCCACAATGGCCGCAAGACTCACTGTGGACCAGGATGGAGGAGCTCAATATAATAATCTTTCCGATGCCATAAAAGCTGCTTCCGATTCCGCCGGCGACACCATTTATATAGTTGGAAACGATGTCGATACTTACGATGAATCCTGGCCGATGAATATCGATAGTATAGTTCATTTCATGAGTGATAAAAATGACCCTGACAGCTTCCCGATTGTCAGATTGAGCGGAGGCGATTGGAACAATTACTGGACTAATCATGGTGGCACTAATCGTTTTGAGAGGATAATTCTGAATAACTGCGGTACAATTATTCTTTCCAACACCAACCGAAAATGTATCATCGATAGATGCGTAATACAGAACTTTACATCGACAGTATTTACCCTTAGAGATAACGCAACCGATTATCTCCTGATCACTAACACAATTTTTCGCAATAATGCCACAATTTTCCCGAGAATAGCAAACAAAAACAATAATGGTCCTTATGGCAGCGCCATAAACTGCACCTTCTTCAACAATGATTCTGTACAGGCTGAGAATAGCATCAATCCTGAGCAGGTAAGCAATCAAAAATTTATCGATATCACCAACTGCATCTTTGCCGGCAATACCGTTAATCTGGCTGATGCTGATCTGAAAAGTGTTTACACATACAATCTACTCCCGACATCAGAGTCAGGCTGGGGTGAAGGGTCTGTTTACAGTAATAATCCTGGATTTATAGGAGAAAATCCTGCGTCGATATCGGACTTTAGACTGTCTGCCAGCTCCCCTGCTATTAACGCCGGCACAAATACCGGTGCTCCGTTAACAGATATTGCCGGAAACTCACGCAGTTCAACCGATATCGGGGCTTTTGAGTGGATACCTACCGTTTTTGGAGACTACACCTGGGATATAGATGCGGCAGCCGGCATACAGCCAGGGGGTGGTACCTGGGGAACGGATGCTTACTGGACATTTAACGGAAACGGCACAACCCTTGTTGCCTGGCCGGGAGCGGGAAACTCCGCTACATTTGGTGGCAGTGATGGATCCTACACCATTACTGTCAGTGGAACTCAGGCAGTGGATAGCATCTCTTTTCTTAACAACGGATATACCCTCACTGGTGGAACGTTAAATTTTGGAAACAAAAATGGACTGCTTGTGGCCTCGGGAAAAACAGCAACCATAAAGTCCGTTATCACCGGTACAGGGGGGTTGAATATTCAAGCTAACGACACCACATCCTCTCGTGCGACTCTCCATTTGGATGGTGCCAATACTTACACTGGTGTTACCACTATAGGACGTAATATCAGGCTGAATGTAAACAGCATGTCCAATGGCGGATCACCAGGCAGTATCGGGGCTTCGACTAATGCTGCTGCAAATCTGGTGATCGATGGAGGTCAGTATCGGCTTACCGGTGGAGCTTCCAGTACAAATCGTCTCTTTACCCTGACCGAGAAAAACGGGTACCTATATTCGAGCGGCAGTGGAGCCATGAGATTTACAGATACGGGAGCTATCGCTTTTTCCGGCTCTGGTGCCCGCATTCTTGAATTCGGTGGAAAATTTACAGGCGACACCAATTCCTTCTCTCCCATAATAAGCAATGGAAACGGTGGTGCAACTGCTTTAGAGAAAACCGGACCCTCAATCTGGATTCTCAATGGTGCAAACACATTTACCGGTGGAGTAACAATAAAAGAGGGAATTTTAAAGGCCGGAAATAAACAGGCATTTGGAAATTTTGATAATACCATTACTGTAGATTCCGGCGCTGCACTGGATGTAAATGGTCTTGATTTGCGGGGATACACCAAGGGCATAGTAATTAACGGGCAGGTGGATGAGAATACAGGTGCGATCATAAATACCGGTGCAGAACAGACAAGCGCGATACGAAAGATATCACTTGGAAGCGATGCGACTCTTGGCAACAAAGGAAACAGGTTTGACATTGGGAGAGGATACGCTGATTCTGTCTGTATAGAAGGAAACAATAATACCCTTACAATAGTCACCAATTACATGGGACTTCTGGGCAAGGCAAGATCACTTAAAGAATTGATTATTAAAAGCGGACAACTGTCTGTTGAAAATGATTCTGCTGCAGGTACGGCTCCAATCACAATCGATAGCGGAGCAACTTTTGTCTCCTGGGGAGATAGAGTATTTCATAATGATATCAATATCAAAAATAATGGCAGCTTGCTCTCACCCTACGACACCGGTCATACCTTTACCACAGTTCATAATGGCACCATTACAGTTGACGGCAACGCCACTATACGCAATCCTGTCAGGAAAAACACTATGACAATTGCCGGAGTAATAACCGGTTCAGGTAATGTAACTGTATCGGGAGATGGAGGTGTTGTTATTTTTTCAAATAATAATACCTATACCGGAACAACCACTGTCACTCTCTGTACACTGCAGATCGGCGATGGCGGCACAACCGGAAGCATCCCCACAAATGTTACCAATAATCATGTTCTGAGATTTAACCGGTCTAACGCCTATACTTACGGTAGTGTCATTTCCGGTACCGGTACTGTAATAAAAGAAGGAACAGGTACCCTGACTCTCTCGGGTGACAACACCTATACAGGGCCAACTACAGTTTCAAGCGGAACTCTTAATGTGACCGGATCTCTTG
Coding sequences:
- the ybeY gene encoding rRNA maturation RNase YbeY yields the protein MNTALEIYQNEKIAFRRSANVIFCSEYMIRKLNSAYRGINRATDVLSFPFGDPDFLGEIYISLPRARNQARQYGSSYEDEIIRLFVHGMFHLLGYDHDTGIKRKKMESKESKYIETRYVSD
- a CDS encoding fibro-slime domain-containing protein yields the protein MTSSRKLFRLSWTVIFLTFSFIYAQQDDYKDTIWVKVTFYDFHSDRSNPEFECPHDGRLQRGMVDPNLDADMKPVLGPNPFINYFIKYWYRDWKNGGGQGDFDRPVYNRNDYVRTTTVNHDTSFKNIVIDSFLVFDHLGNGVYGYVNNSFFPLDNQGFGNENLSHNYSFTMELHREFIKTDGLTFSFTGDDDVWVFIDGRLVLDLGGIHTQQNGSFNLDTIPWLENGKVYTLSFFFAERHTTESNIKITTNIISASLVDIKLIAEPDTTVQVYDTVRLRSEVRDDTLGIRDEVAANTQWRILDGDGNPDSVLKSRVGSEVLVVPTVAWSTIVLEGMVTDGKVTLKDTIRIKVTHGPPYAISIEANFIDSTTADTSTLRFPQPLDQIIISNSMTSADAYAVVRDRSGAFVRMADPITASWGPPPPAGDGIISATGEELPQPRKFHGIVSRINSGTTYAYADEGTLLRDSVLVIVAPYDILRLRVVERGNSVIDNYVDTIRMNTDQKKLYDVYGLKSTATDTNDIDSWVLVNADWDLSSPLNSAVPPSKGLSYWTYDPTNPGTGTLTLTNPNDANTQTLIIPVIIDRAPPSLVEFKLITPANQRRAGETLLAVVEIRNTDGLVPGQYCFGNGGDDPSRVVYQDTMSRGGAHLPDPTISVDGINGTLNTGSMTTHTNDQCFIDGLDTVQVVLYNAPYTKEKHQLVVTLNPNLIARTEPFVLLPGPLDSLAITDANFIPIPGPIQLDSRISQSITVYSTGYDRFGNLIDFQNSTWSTDGTLNPHNDFGASTYLGTENVNDHQQGNLCAVANGENGEVKACIPVIITGPGAVLSRAVTRDIDGNGLLDRIDLIFDKPVNIPPEAIPYFSVTRNNVVFVIDSIVPRAPGDTVFYLYLREDTTGHLPQTAWQLNVKIQAFQDLNQVSLNTEDGAPPVVWYVEKEVKSIDHTKDVLTVKFSEKILGGNGNAFNVLTKPDMVLNIWQKNPETQQFEYVNLLADIQVFTYAQDDVVKLVTTNGMDITNANWVNIRDENFGIQDASKNFPTSVNQKVNVNVKGQKTEIKAFPNPIRPDFRAPGTLPGPINLVYEPNAVNWAKTYGGTAIRARIAPPSTGTVYGSFKIYDLVGNLVNYAVKQDLLAGAQSRGLNINGLSIVDLLFYWNGSTYKGAKAAPGVYKAILYLDYTGQGYKDEVLTTNLGVGK
- the amrS gene encoding AmmeMemoRadiSam system radical SAM enzyme, which translates into the protein MKEARLYRTLDNKNVSCFLCAHHCAIAPGNFGKCSVRKNIDGKLFTFAYGKTIAENADPVEKKPLYHFLPGSKSYSIATMGCNFRCGFCQNWQISQISEEMMGERRGIESSPEEIVARAIRSGSKSISYTYTEPTIFLEYASEIAFLGKERGLANIFVTNGFMTAEALKEVGPVLDACNVDLKSFSDEFYRRNCGARVKPVLETLERIKKMGIWLEITTLLIPGENDSEEEIRSIGEFIAGLDRNIPWHVSRFFPQYQFGDVFATPVSTLELALEIGCQAGLKYVFPGNIPGESNTVCFNCKEILIKRSGFSIDEMKIKDSRCPNCGVTICGIWE
- a CDS encoding DUF2795 domain-containing protein, producing the protein MERNVNPIDVEQFLKDSRFPSGKNELVQFAKDHQAPGPILSAIEGIPDRRYKDAADAARETFIPESELPRGLESCDD
- a CDS encoding response regulator, with the translated sequence MNGQIVIVDDMAIAVELMKTILNRAGYQNIITYECPLRALHDIEQGLNPLLVISDFRMPTLNGVQFLEAVLTINPSVASVIITGDPGSIGELPPNCQVLEKGRTDFFKSLITIVKMASEGCHIDNFRSHTLQQLENSNIFQKIHT